From one Candidatus Neomarinimicrobiota bacterium genomic stretch:
- the gyrB gene encoding DNA topoisomerase (ATP-hydrolyzing) subunit B: MAKKTKDYGAEKITVLKGLKAVRKRPAMYIGDLGKRGLHHLVNEVVDNSVDEAMAGHCTKIAVSINKDNSFSVEDNGRGIPVDIHKEEKKPALEVVMTLLHAGGKFDKGTYKVSGGLHGVGVSVVNALSAWLEAEVKRDGKIYNQRYEKGDTKTKLKSTGKAKTSGTKITFMPDGEIFKERNWDFDIISERLRELAYLNKELEITIDDNRPEGEGRKEVFKYKGGLSDYVKFLDSSANPLHKKVITVLKEKGDMPVEVALRYNDGYNENILSFVNNINTIEGGTHMSGFRSALTRAMNSYTTKNKLIKSNKNEKITLSGEDFREGITAVISIKVAEPQFEGQTKTKLGNGEVKGLVDSIVFEGLQEFLEQNPSVGRRIVEKAVLSARSRAAARKARELIRRKSALEGGSLPGKLADCSSKDPEMCEIFLVEGDSAGGSAKQGRDRRYQAILPLRGKVINAEKARIDKLLSNNEIQSIITALGTGFGGNGEMEDGEKPTGAEFDILKLRYNKVIIMTDADIDGSHIRTLLLTFLYRKMPELITDGHVFIAQPPLYKVKQGKKEQYAFDEDQREMIVERFKKDNKTQKIDLQRYKGLGEMNADQLWSTTMDPERRSLLKVSVESISEASTLFMELMGSDVEARRKFITTHAKFVVNLDV; this comes from the coding sequence ATGGCAAAAAAAACTAAAGATTATGGTGCAGAGAAAATCACCGTTCTCAAGGGGCTCAAAGCTGTTCGAAAACGTCCAGCAATGTACATCGGAGACTTAGGAAAGCGAGGTCTGCACCACCTTGTTAATGAAGTCGTTGATAATAGTGTGGATGAGGCCATGGCGGGCCACTGCACGAAAATTGCCGTCTCTATAAACAAAGACAACTCCTTTTCTGTAGAAGACAATGGCCGCGGGATTCCTGTAGACATTCATAAAGAAGAAAAAAAGCCCGCACTTGAGGTTGTTATGACACTACTGCATGCTGGCGGCAAATTTGACAAAGGGACATACAAGGTTTCTGGGGGTCTACACGGCGTAGGTGTGTCGGTTGTAAATGCTCTTTCCGCCTGGCTGGAGGCGGAGGTTAAAAGAGACGGAAAGATTTACAATCAGAGATATGAAAAGGGAGACACCAAAACAAAACTAAAATCAACAGGTAAAGCAAAAACGAGTGGAACAAAAATTACCTTTATGCCCGACGGAGAAATCTTTAAGGAGAGAAATTGGGACTTTGACATTATTTCAGAGCGCCTCAGAGAGCTGGCGTACCTAAACAAGGAACTTGAAATAACCATTGATGACAATCGACCAGAAGGGGAGGGTAGAAAAGAGGTTTTCAAATACAAGGGTGGACTGTCGGACTATGTCAAGTTCCTAGACAGCTCCGCGAACCCCCTACACAAGAAGGTAATTACCGTTTTGAAAGAAAAAGGGGATATGCCGGTGGAGGTAGCGCTTCGATACAACGACGGATACAACGAAAACATCCTGTCCTTTGTGAACAACATAAATACAATTGAAGGGGGCACCCACATGTCCGGGTTTCGGTCAGCCCTAACCCGAGCAATGAACAGCTACACCACAAAAAACAAACTTATTAAATCAAACAAGAACGAGAAAATAACGCTGTCTGGGGAAGACTTTAGAGAGGGAATCACCGCCGTCATCTCCATAAAAGTAGCAGAACCGCAATTTGAAGGTCAAACCAAAACTAAACTCGGCAACGGAGAGGTAAAAGGCCTTGTTGATTCTATTGTTTTTGAAGGGCTACAGGAGTTTCTTGAACAGAACCCTTCTGTTGGAAGGAGAATTGTTGAAAAAGCTGTGTTGTCAGCCCGCAGTAGAGCAGCCGCTCGAAAAGCCCGTGAGCTTATTAGGCGTAAAAGCGCCCTGGAGGGTGGCTCACTCCCCGGAAAACTGGCAGACTGCTCAAGCAAAGACCCGGAAATGTGTGAAATATTCCTAGTTGAGGGTGATTCAGCTGGTGGCTCAGCCAAACAGGGAAGAGATAGGCGATACCAAGCAATTTTACCACTAAGAGGCAAGGTAATAAATGCTGAAAAAGCTAGAATTGACAAACTTTTATCAAACAACGAGATCCAGTCAATTATTACAGCACTGGGTACGGGTTTTGGAGGAAACGGGGAAATGGAAGACGGCGAAAAGCCAACGGGAGCCGAATTTGACATCCTGAAATTGCGGTATAACAAAGTAATAATAATGACAGACGCAGACATCGATGGTAGCCACATCCGGACACTCTTACTCACTTTTTTATACAGAAAAATGCCCGAGCTGATCACCGATGGCCATGTCTTTATTGCTCAACCACCGCTCTACAAAGTGAAACAAGGCAAGAAAGAGCAATATGCTTTTGACGAAGACCAACGAGAAATGATCGTCGAGCGCTTTAAGAAAGATAATAAAACACAAAAAATTGATCTTCAGCGTTATAAAGGCTTGGGTGAAATGAACGCAGACCAGCTTTGGTCAACCACTATGGACCCAGAGCGAAGGTCACTACTTAAGGTTTCTGTAGAAAGCATTAGCGAAGCTTCAACACTTTTCATGGAGCTAATGGGCAGTGATGTAGAAGCACGCCGGAAGTTTATTACGACCCACGCCAAATTTGTGGTAAACCTTGATGTATAA
- a CDS encoding DUF721 domain-containing protein gives MNSGRLGLSVQPLKSALSTALKQGGLDRAMRQNKALLIWENIVGKSVAKNCTPEEVKHGILIVRASTPVWRNEMAIKKKEILEKLNKKLGEETIKKIRVI, from the coding sequence ATAAACAGCGGGAGACTTGGCCTATCTGTGCAACCACTTAAATCAGCACTAAGCACAGCTTTAAAACAAGGTGGTCTTGACAGGGCGATGCGCCAAAACAAGGCCCTTTTAATTTGGGAAAATATTGTTGGGAAATCCGTTGCCAAAAATTGCACACCGGAGGAGGTAAAGCACGGAATTTTAATAGTGAGGGCATCAACTCCTGTGTGGCGAAACGAAATGGCAATAAAGAAAAAAGAAATCCTTGAAAAACTAAACAAAAAACTAGGGGAAGAAACAATAAAGAAAATTCGGGTTATATAA
- a CDS encoding peptidyl-prolyl cis-trans isomerase: MSIISSCAKKDTNKEPSTTPRVGSTTTEERNKTNEGQPASRELLYRAAVSSNLQNEASVRQLIDDYRKTVYGNLYLEHYLSSKIKVTMDEIRDRYLSNRPTYRRRTDEVRLIQFLTQNEGSANEVKFTLLQYDARLRISLLKENRVSPVTVSPGDMPEELDLLLFGSSRPRGVLGPEKTQYGYHVLEVLEFFPQSSYQGLDEVYDEISQNIYRSKRAKLYGLLLDSLRNVYPPNADVGGAQKPR; this comes from the coding sequence ATGAGCATAATTTCAAGCTGCGCTAAAAAAGACACAAACAAGGAACCTTCCACAACCCCTAGGGTTGGAAGCACTACAACTGAAGAGCGCAACAAAACAAACGAGGGTCAGCCAGCTTCTCGTGAGCTGCTCTACCGTGCCGCTGTTTCGAGCAACTTACAAAACGAGGCTTCTGTTAGACAATTAATTGATGATTATAGAAAAACTGTTTATGGAAACCTGTATTTGGAACATTACCTCTCCTCAAAAATAAAAGTAACCATGGATGAAATTAGAGATCGCTATCTCTCTAATAGGCCAACCTATCGGCGGCGCACAGACGAGGTTCGACTAATACAGTTCCTTACCCAAAACGAGGGTTCTGCAAATGAAGTCAAATTCACCCTCTTACAATACGATGCCAGGCTAAGAATTTCTTTATTGAAAGAGAACCGGGTCTCTCCCGTCACTGTTTCGCCTGGTGACATGCCAGAAGAATTAGACCTCCTCCTTTTTGGGTCTTCCCGTCCCCGTGGCGTCTTGGGTCCAGAGAAAACACAATATGGATATCACGTTCTAGAGGTTCTCGAGTTCTTCCCTCAAAGTTCTTATCAGGGCCTTGACGAAGTTTATGATGAAATTAGCCAGAACATCTACCGGTCTAAGCGGGCCAAGCTGTATGGTCTCTTGTTAGACAGCCTAAGAAATGTCTATCCACCCAACGCTGATGTTGGAGGGGCACAGAAACCAAGATGA
- the mnmE gene encoding tRNA uridine-5-carboxymethylaminomethyl(34) synthesis GTPase MnmE, protein MYDPPHRGGKCFYKEGVISSVSTLSSSLSSTIASLATPAGISGIAVVRISGPNSLSVAQKLSRKRKEVFKPRYALYTPLFSPRGLEIDSGVLTFFPSPHSYTGEDVLELSCHGGVVVANELLDACFSLGCVPAHPGEFTRRAFMNGKIDLCQAEAVAGVIMSESSMDKEVNYKILTGRFSDLVLKLKSSLFGLVTILEAELDFTDDEIKPTPQKDKAALVSLVLSQTKEVLSTYTTGKVLHRGALVALVGKPNVGKSSLLNAILSEERTIVSENPGTTRDAVEVPFLINNFPVRLVDTAGLGKPNSAVEGRGMDFTRNYVNKADLLLNVVDISQPKTAVKKDIINSDNQRPVIHVLNKCDLLNNGPSEQWLSMFPNVSITSALCGDGVDDLLRSIYKRFVQRSALVGGVVLTNARHKLALDGVAESLERALYVISSNESSEILAVELRGALFHLDEILGITTVDDILDNIFSNFCIGK, encoded by the coding sequence ATATATGATCCACCCCACAGGGGTGGTAAATGTTTCTACAAAGAAGGCGTGATTTCTTCGGTTAGTACTCTCTCCTCCAGTTTAAGCTCAACAATTGCATCTCTCGCAACACCTGCTGGTATTAGCGGAATAGCTGTCGTACGAATCAGTGGTCCTAATTCTCTCTCGGTCGCGCAAAAATTGAGTAGGAAAAGAAAAGAAGTTTTTAAGCCAAGATACGCCCTATATACGCCCCTCTTTTCTCCCCGGGGTCTTGAAATTGATTCAGGTGTTCTCACCTTTTTCCCTTCACCACATTCTTATACGGGTGAGGACGTTTTAGAGCTCTCTTGTCATGGTGGTGTTGTTGTTGCCAACGAACTACTAGACGCATGTTTCTCTTTAGGTTGTGTTCCTGCCCACCCAGGTGAGTTTACAAGGCGTGCCTTTATGAACGGCAAGATAGACTTGTGTCAGGCTGAGGCTGTTGCTGGTGTTATTATGTCAGAATCCTCAATGGACAAAGAGGTTAACTATAAAATTTTAACTGGTAGATTTTCAGACCTTGTGTTAAAGCTTAAGAGTTCTCTTTTTGGGCTTGTCACCATTTTAGAGGCTGAGCTCGACTTCACTGACGATGAAATAAAACCAACACCGCAAAAAGACAAGGCTGCCCTTGTTTCCCTTGTTTTGTCCCAAACAAAAGAGGTTCTCTCAACCTATACAACAGGAAAGGTTCTGCATCGTGGTGCTTTGGTTGCACTTGTAGGGAAACCAAATGTTGGAAAGTCAAGTTTGTTGAATGCGATCCTATCCGAGGAAAGAACTATTGTTTCGGAAAATCCGGGCACAACACGAGACGCTGTTGAGGTTCCTTTCCTAATCAACAACTTCCCTGTCAGGTTGGTAGACACTGCCGGCCTCGGGAAGCCCAACAGTGCTGTCGAGGGACGTGGAATGGACTTCACACGAAATTATGTAAATAAGGCCGATCTTCTTTTAAATGTTGTGGACATTTCTCAACCCAAAACAGCTGTAAAAAAGGACATTATTAACTCTGATAACCAACGTCCCGTCATTCATGTTTTAAATAAATGTGATCTCTTGAACAATGGCCCTTCCGAACAGTGGCTTTCAATGTTCCCCAATGTTTCAATAACGTCAGCCCTGTGTGGTGATGGGGTCGATGATTTGCTAAGGTCCATCTACAAGAGGTTTGTTCAGCGTTCAGCTCTTGTTGGGGGGGTGGTTCTAACAAATGCCCGGCACAAGCTTGCCCTTGATGGGGTGGCGGAGTCTCTCGAGCGTGCTCTCTATGTTATCTCTTCCAACGAATCCTCTGAAATCTTAGCCGTTGAGCTCCGGGGGGCGCTTTTTCATCTTGATGAAATTTTGGGCATTACAACCGTTGATGATATTCTCGATAATATTTTTTCAAACTTTTGTATAGGCAAATAA
- a CDS encoding DEAD/DEAH box helicase, with protein MTVSRETVPTVSLDKIVRSITRRLCELGGDKPSFWTPYTNVHGSLLPFLFIALARSKTKKCVVVVDDYSVQKKLYESLAALSPGLALAFVGSGEEEHLTGADLHVLNLFAAGETPLLIVPQHRYRLVWSSLFGGPEDSIKLSSLKSREALVSLLLGWKMKQAPAVSAPGQFALRGAIVDFFSFGAAGPLRVEFAEEKLSSARFFDVATQRMLRQVDVSGVVLSAPLVMGSQQEKDPFTKNPVNVTCFFVEPSGSPDIFNLQPVYMDEDGRELDLGCVSHRGFKNNPRVFTALVAQFKESQIVEQFVFLHKTFVDRALTVGVLDFFSFCHLPLSGSFASAPLGFFWVSLDQLIDLPRVPDAPFREKEVSSEPSLGFVGLPWNGPVVHEGLGIGLYRGLSQITKNGVKTECVALKFKHGDLVHVPLERLDVVHKYLGSEEKPALTDLRTSHWQRSKQSTRASVGRVVDQFIQIYSDRQGARGFSFSPDGEFLRGLRETFPYTETVDQMNCYKDVCLDMEKDAPMDRLICGDVGFGKTEIAIRAALKAVCSGKQVSLLAPTTILVNQLFNSFFSRLEPFGVVVRHLSRFAKPTDIKKTLLGLKMLTVDVVIGTHRLLSKDVSIPHLGLIIIDEEHRFGAKHKEMLRVLQSGCDVLSMSATPIPRTLQFSLMGVRDVSTIRTPPPGRLSVITSIENFDVNQIKNAIAYEIDRGGQVFFVQHNISGLGRIARRIRSLFPKLNIGVAHGKMLSDELESVMLRMYQGDVDVLVSTTIIGAGLDLPNVNTILINNAHLYGLSQLYQMRGRVGRSSQQAYCYLLIPGADVSPEAHERLRTIQHNTALGSGYDIALRDLELRGGGNLFGKEQSGHLATVGFHLYCKIVKEVAEEKKQKKTPQKKTQPQLSLSVEGDALIPEKYVQQQEDRLHFYRRLASANSTSEIQDTAEEILDRFGPLPEPVLNLLYIKKIRLASPGCAVESVEAGQGGAKLWLGSNNNGNVVDVVHRYCGVLKKNNASFTVVNDGERTGIDVETSSLSSALRTVEILFESQGPPG; from the coding sequence ATGACTGTTTCACGTGAAACGGTGCCTACGGTTTCACTTGACAAGATTGTGCGGTCAATTACCCGCCGGCTTTGCGAGCTTGGCGGTGATAAGCCTTCGTTTTGGACTCCATACACCAACGTTCATGGTTCCTTGTTGCCTTTTCTTTTTATCGCTCTGGCTCGTTCAAAAACAAAAAAATGTGTTGTTGTGGTTGACGATTATTCTGTTCAAAAGAAGCTTTATGAGTCCCTGGCGGCCTTGTCGCCTGGTTTGGCGTTGGCTTTTGTTGGTTCTGGGGAAGAAGAACATCTTACTGGTGCAGATCTTCACGTTTTAAATCTTTTTGCTGCTGGTGAGACACCTTTGCTTATTGTGCCCCAGCACCGGTATCGCCTTGTCTGGTCTAGTCTGTTTGGTGGTCCTGAAGACAGTATTAAACTCTCTTCTCTGAAAAGCCGCGAAGCTTTGGTTTCTCTTCTGTTGGGCTGGAAAATGAAACAAGCCCCTGCTGTTAGCGCCCCCGGTCAGTTCGCTCTTCGGGGCGCCATTGTTGACTTTTTCTCTTTTGGGGCTGCTGGGCCTCTTCGAGTTGAGTTTGCTGAGGAGAAGCTTTCCTCTGCAAGGTTTTTTGATGTCGCGACACAAAGAATGCTCCGGCAGGTTGATGTCAGTGGCGTCGTCCTTTCGGCCCCTTTGGTTATGGGCTCCCAACAAGAGAAGGATCCCTTCACCAAAAACCCTGTTAATGTTACCTGTTTTTTTGTTGAACCCTCCGGTTCCCCCGATATTTTTAATCTTCAGCCTGTTTACATGGATGAGGATGGTCGTGAGTTGGACTTGGGTTGTGTCTCTCATCGAGGTTTTAAAAACAACCCCAGGGTTTTTACGGCGCTAGTTGCTCAATTCAAAGAAAGTCAAATAGTTGAACAGTTTGTTTTCCTCCACAAGACCTTTGTTGACCGGGCCTTAACAGTTGGGGTTTTGGATTTCTTTTCGTTTTGTCACTTACCTCTTAGTGGTTCTTTTGCGTCGGCCCCTCTTGGCTTCTTCTGGGTTTCATTAGACCAGCTCATTGATCTCCCTAGGGTACCTGACGCCCCTTTTCGGGAAAAAGAGGTTTCTTCTGAGCCCAGTCTCGGGTTTGTTGGCTTGCCTTGGAATGGACCTGTTGTTCATGAAGGCCTTGGAATTGGCCTCTATAGGGGTCTTTCTCAGATTACAAAAAATGGTGTTAAAACGGAGTGTGTTGCTCTCAAGTTTAAACATGGTGACTTGGTTCATGTGCCGCTAGAAAGGCTTGACGTTGTGCACAAATACCTTGGTTCAGAAGAAAAGCCGGCACTTACTGACCTTCGTACGAGCCATTGGCAGCGATCAAAACAAAGCACAAGAGCGTCTGTGGGTAGGGTCGTAGATCAGTTCATTCAAATATATAGTGATAGGCAGGGGGCACGTGGGTTTTCGTTCTCACCCGATGGTGAGTTCCTTCGCGGCCTTAGAGAAACGTTTCCCTACACTGAAACTGTTGATCAAATGAACTGCTATAAAGATGTTTGTCTCGACATGGAGAAAGATGCCCCCATGGACCGTCTTATTTGCGGTGACGTGGGCTTCGGCAAAACAGAAATTGCTATTCGAGCCGCCCTTAAGGCTGTTTGTAGTGGCAAACAGGTCTCACTTTTAGCTCCAACCACAATTTTAGTTAATCAATTGTTTAATAGCTTCTTTTCTCGGCTTGAACCTTTTGGTGTTGTGGTTCGACACCTTTCTCGCTTTGCTAAGCCTACAGATATAAAGAAAACACTGCTTGGGCTTAAAATGTTAACTGTTGATGTTGTCATTGGAACACACCGTTTGCTTTCCAAAGACGTCTCAATTCCTCACCTCGGTCTAATTATCATCGATGAGGAGCATCGCTTTGGCGCCAAACACAAGGAAATGCTGCGTGTGCTCCAGTCGGGTTGTGATGTTTTAAGCATGAGTGCAACACCCATTCCGCGCACTTTACAATTTTCTCTCATGGGGGTTCGTGATGTTTCAACAATCAGAACACCACCCCCTGGGCGCCTTTCTGTCATTACGTCCATAGAAAATTTTGATGTAAATCAAATTAAAAATGCGATTGCCTATGAAATTGATCGCGGAGGACAGGTTTTCTTTGTACAACACAACATTTCTGGTCTTGGGCGGATTGCTCGCCGCATTAGAAGCCTTTTTCCCAAACTAAACATTGGGGTTGCACACGGAAAAATGCTTAGTGACGAGCTTGAATCTGTTATGCTAAGAATGTACCAGGGAGATGTTGACGTCTTGGTTTCCACCACAATTATTGGGGCGGGGCTCGACCTGCCTAATGTGAATACAATTCTCATTAATAACGCTCATCTGTACGGTCTTTCCCAGCTTTACCAAATGCGGGGGCGTGTGGGCCGCTCTTCTCAACAGGCTTACTGCTACCTGTTAATTCCGGGGGCCGATGTAAGTCCAGAAGCCCATGAGCGTCTTAGAACAATCCAACACAACACTGCTCTTGGCTCGGGATATGATATTGCTCTTCGAGACCTAGAGCTTCGGGGTGGTGGTAACCTTTTTGGGAAAGAGCAGAGTGGCCACCTCGCAACTGTTGGGTTCCATCTTTATTGCAAGATTGTAAAAGAGGTGGCGGAAGAAAAAAAACAAAAAAAAACACCCCAAAAGAAAACACAACCGCAACTTTCATTGTCTGTGGAAGGTGACGCCTTAATACCTGAAAAATATGTTCAACAACAGGAAGACCGTCTTCACTTTTATCGCCGACTGGCAAGCGCGAATTCTACCTCAGAGATACAGGACACCGCCGAGGAAATCCTAGACAGGTTTGGTCCTCTTCCAGAACCTGTGTTAAATCTCCTTTATATAAAGAAAATTCGGCTCGCTTCCCCTGGGTGCGCCGTTGAGTCCGTGGAGGCTGGACAGGGTGGTGCCAAACTCTGGTTAGGCTCGAACAACAATGGCAACGTTGTTGATGTTGTCCACCGCTACTGCGGTGTGCTGAAAAAAAACAACGCTTCGTTTACCGTTGTCAATGATGGTGAGCGGACTGGGATTGATGTCGAAACAAGCTCCCTTTCTTCTGCTTTGCGAACTGTGGAAATCCTTTTTGAATCACAAGGCCCTCCCGGTTAG
- the mnmG gene encoding tRNA uridine-5-carboxymethylaminomethyl(34) synthesis enzyme MnmG — MFLKKNYDVVVVGGGHAGVEAALASARLGLQTALISLDLSVLGRMSCNPAIGGLAKGHLVREVDALGGQMGLLADSAGLQFKMLNKSKGKAVWSPRAQIDKKLYERLVLSVVQLEPNLHTLEGEARKVLCKNGEVVGITVGDDIRVGCRSLVLTCGTFLNGLIHVGRRKIRAGRMGEEASDGITESLASLGFAHGRLKTGTPPRLRRASINWAAVHPFSGDKNPRPFSFRTGGFNPPNIACHTTQTNQLTHEIILDHLSDSPMYCNEIKGVGPRYCPSIEDKVVRFKERDSHHLFLEPEWLGSSQIYTNGFSTSLPEEAQLLALRTVPGLKNVSFYRPGYAIEYDFFLPSQLKASLETKDLQGLFFAGQLNGTSGYEEAAAQGLIAGINAAMYFLEKDPLVLRRNEAYLGVLIDDLVTKDTLEPYRMFTARAEYRLLLRHTNADLRLSETGYRLGLLDGASFNLVCKKSRFLNNSTRTIQTSRPELYNTNAFLSSIKETPAPEKVSLAGLLRRPTVSLKMLIDEGVLSLDLRGFSKEQQEDLLDELETIIKYEGYIRRQDSLIKKLIQNESSHIPASFKFNECNALSSEAREKLNIVRPETLGQASRISGVSPSDVAALAVLLVARE; from the coding sequence ATGTTTCTAAAGAAAAATTACGACGTGGTGGTCGTTGGTGGTGGTCACGCTGGTGTTGAGGCGGCCCTCGCATCCGCCCGCTTGGGCCTGCAGACCGCCCTTATTTCTTTGGATCTTTCTGTGTTGGGGCGAATGTCTTGTAACCCTGCTATTGGTGGCCTTGCAAAGGGACACCTTGTGAGGGAGGTTGACGCACTTGGCGGACAAATGGGCCTTCTCGCTGATTCTGCTGGACTTCAGTTTAAAATGCTAAACAAATCCAAAGGTAAGGCTGTATGGTCTCCTCGGGCGCAAATAGACAAAAAGCTTTATGAGCGGCTTGTTCTTTCTGTGGTTCAATTAGAACCAAATCTCCACACCCTAGAAGGAGAGGCGCGCAAGGTTCTCTGTAAAAACGGTGAGGTGGTTGGTATTACTGTTGGTGATGATATTCGGGTTGGTTGTCGCTCCCTTGTGTTAACCTGTGGAACGTTCCTTAATGGTCTCATTCATGTGGGGAGGAGAAAAATTCGTGCTGGTAGAATGGGAGAGGAGGCCTCTGATGGCATTACTGAGTCTCTTGCTTCCCTCGGCTTTGCTCACGGAAGGCTGAAAACTGGTACGCCGCCACGCCTTCGGAGGGCCTCAATAAATTGGGCCGCTGTACATCCGTTCTCTGGAGATAAAAACCCAAGACCTTTTTCTTTTCGCACGGGTGGCTTCAACCCACCAAACATAGCTTGTCATACAACTCAGACCAACCAGCTGACACACGAGATTATTTTGGATCACCTTTCTGATTCTCCCATGTACTGTAACGAGATTAAGGGTGTTGGTCCTCGCTACTGTCCCTCTATTGAAGACAAGGTTGTAAGGTTTAAAGAACGGGACAGTCACCACCTGTTCCTAGAGCCGGAATGGTTGGGGTCTAGCCAAATATATACAAATGGCTTTTCAACAAGTCTTCCTGAGGAAGCACAGTTGCTGGCCCTCCGGACGGTCCCTGGTTTAAAAAACGTCTCCTTTTACAGGCCGGGCTATGCTATCGAATATGATTTTTTTCTGCCGTCTCAGCTAAAAGCCTCTCTTGAAACAAAAGACCTTCAAGGACTTTTCTTTGCTGGTCAACTTAATGGTACTTCTGGCTATGAAGAGGCTGCTGCCCAGGGTTTGATTGCTGGGATTAATGCTGCTATGTATTTTCTTGAAAAAGATCCGTTGGTTCTCCGTCGCAATGAGGCTTATCTGGGGGTGTTGATTGACGATCTTGTTACAAAGGATACTTTGGAGCCCTACCGCATGTTTACTGCTCGTGCCGAATATCGGTTGTTGCTTCGGCATACGAACGCAGATCTTCGCCTTTCGGAGACTGGTTATCGCCTTGGGCTTTTAGATGGTGCTAGCTTTAATTTGGTTTGTAAAAAATCACGTTTTCTAAACAACAGTACTAGAACAATACAAACTTCTCGACCCGAGCTTTATAACACCAATGCTTTTCTCTCTTCTATTAAAGAAACTCCCGCCCCTGAGAAGGTTTCTTTGGCTGGGCTTCTTCGGCGGCCTACCGTTAGCTTAAAGATGTTAATTGATGAGGGGGTCCTTTCTTTGGATTTGCGTGGCTTCTCTAAAGAACAACAGGAAGACCTCCTTGATGAGTTGGAAACAATAATTAAATATGAGGGTTACATTCGTCGTCAAGACTCCCTGATTAAAAAGTTAATTCAAAATGAGTCTTCCCACATCCCGGCTTCTTTTAAATTTAATGAGTGCAATGCCCTTTCTTCCGAGGCCCGAGAGAAACTCAATATTGTTCGGCCTGAAACGTTAGGACAGGCCTCACGCATTTCAGGTGTCTCTCCCTCTGACGTTGCGGCGCTTGCGGTCCTCTTGGTCGCTCGAGAATGA
- the dnaN gene encoding DNA polymerase III subunit beta, translated as MNVSISRNSLQSALQNLAKATPTRSTIPILSSVLFTARKEELEMRTTDLEITLVTTAQGSVESEGGVAIPHRTLMDITNALPETDVTIESNDEHRVVIQTSFGNYDISGAPPEDFPTMPEVDNKKEIGIASSVLKRLVEKTSFALSSDDLKPALMGALFEVLENSISVVATDGHRLSVCSRSDFSSRGYEGRVIVPKKFLNLLLPYLDGQGETVLWVGDNHLTISFSGITAFSRVIDERYPDYKTVLPKDNSKILTADREEMLASVRRVSIFSNRATRQVELRLSNGEAVVTTEDPESASSAQEKFQVQYEDEDLTVGFNANYLVDILTHIDTEKVVLRLNSPISATLVGPDKQEENEETTMLLMPMRTGGEQV; from the coding sequence ATGAATGTTTCAATATCAAGAAATTCGCTCCAGTCTGCTTTACAAAACCTAGCCAAGGCAACGCCTACAAGATCTACCATTCCAATACTTAGCAGTGTACTGTTCACCGCGCGGAAGGAAGAACTTGAAATGCGCACCACAGACCTTGAAATTACGCTTGTGACCACAGCCCAGGGGTCCGTAGAGAGTGAGGGTGGCGTTGCTATTCCGCACCGCACGCTTATGGACATAACGAACGCGCTGCCAGAGACAGACGTGACGATTGAATCAAATGATGAACACCGGGTTGTTATTCAAACTTCCTTTGGGAATTACGACATTTCCGGTGCACCACCCGAGGATTTTCCTACGATGCCGGAAGTGGACAACAAAAAAGAGATTGGGATTGCCTCTTCTGTTCTTAAGCGCCTTGTTGAAAAAACATCTTTTGCCTTGAGCTCAGATGACCTGAAACCAGCCCTGATGGGAGCCCTGTTTGAAGTTTTGGAAAACAGCATTTCGGTTGTTGCGACGGACGGACACAGGCTGTCCGTCTGTTCCCGGTCTGATTTTTCGTCGAGGGGGTATGAGGGCCGTGTTATTGTACCCAAAAAGTTTCTTAATTTGTTATTGCCCTACTTAGACGGCCAAGGAGAAACAGTTCTTTGGGTGGGGGACAACCACCTCACAATCTCATTTAGTGGAATTACAGCCTTTTCGAGAGTGATAGACGAACGGTATCCAGACTATAAGACGGTTTTACCCAAAGATAACAGTAAAATACTAACCGCGGACAGGGAAGAAATGCTTGCCTCCGTTCGGCGCGTATCAATTTTTTCTAACCGAGCCACAAGGCAGGTGGAACTGAGACTCTCAAATGGAGAGGCCGTTGTTACAACAGAAGACCCGGAGAGTGCGTCAAGCGCCCAAGAGAAGTTTCAGGTACAATATGAAGACGAAGATTTAACGGTGGGTTTTAATGCTAATTATCTTGTGGATATTCTGACGCACATTGACACCGAGAAGGTCGTTCTTCGGTTAAACTCACCTATTTCAGCAACGCTGGTAGGCCCAGACAAACAGGAAGAAAACGAAGAAACAACAATGCTCCTAATGCCTATGCGTACTGGAGGAGAACAGGTTTAA